In Agarivorans gilvus, one genomic interval encodes:
- the modC gene encoding molybdenum ABC transporter ATP-binding protein, translated as MSEIYAKFCIRRQGFVLDVDLLLPDKGISVLFGPSGSGKTTCLRAMAGLEQFEHSYFSIGDQVWQDSSKQQFLPTHQRPLGYVFQEAGLFSHLSVKDNLLFGLKRVAESQRKISFEAMTALLGIEHLLNRAPHQLSGGEKQRVAIARALLTSPRLLLMDEPLSALDVKRKQEILPYLERLRNQLSIPIVYVTHSVQELARLADHIVVFDKGSVVVSDAAPKVMSDPRLESVFDSELGSIFDTKVQAYLDYDITQLDMNGLNILAPRHIGKIGERYRCRVLASDVSISLNQPQDTSVINRLPAVIVEQRSPDQANGHELLVLELSNGAHLLANITRKSLNDLGLKLGMSVWCSIKSVALS; from the coding sequence GTGAGCGAGATTTACGCAAAATTTTGTATTAGACGCCAAGGCTTTGTTCTTGACGTTGATTTACTCTTGCCCGATAAAGGCATTAGCGTATTGTTTGGTCCATCTGGTTCGGGCAAAACCACCTGTTTGCGTGCCATGGCAGGACTAGAGCAGTTTGAGCATTCGTATTTCTCCATTGGCGACCAGGTATGGCAAGACTCCAGCAAACAACAGTTTTTGCCAACACATCAGCGACCATTGGGTTATGTGTTTCAAGAAGCTGGCTTGTTTTCTCATTTGTCGGTGAAAGATAACCTCCTGTTTGGCCTGAAACGGGTCGCAGAGTCACAGCGAAAAATTAGCTTCGAAGCGATGACCGCCTTGTTGGGTATAGAGCATCTATTAAATCGTGCTCCTCACCAATTATCGGGTGGTGAAAAACAACGAGTCGCAATTGCCCGTGCCTTGTTAACCTCTCCTCGTTTATTACTGATGGATGAACCGTTATCGGCGCTGGATGTTAAGCGCAAACAAGAAATTCTTCCTTATTTAGAACGGCTACGTAACCAACTATCGATACCCATTGTGTATGTGACGCACTCGGTGCAAGAGCTCGCGCGCTTAGCCGATCACATCGTGGTATTTGACAAGGGCTCGGTGGTGGTGAGTGACGCGGCACCTAAAGTGATGTCTGACCCTCGCTTAGAATCGGTATTTGATAGCGAGCTAGGCAGTATTTTCGATACCAAAGTACAAGCCTACTTAGACTACGACATTACCCAACTAGATATGAACGGCTTAAACATTTTGGCCCCCCGACACATAGGCAAGATAGGTGAGCGTTATCGCTGTAGGGTATTAGCTTCAGACGTATCAATTAGCCTCAACCAGCCGCAAGATACCTCGGTAATCAATCGCTTGCCCGCAGTGATTGTAGAGCAACGCTCGCCCGACCAAGCCAATGGTCACGAATTGCTGGTATTAGAATTAAGCAATGGAGCCCACCTGTTAGCCAACATCACTCGAAAATCACTGAATGATTTAGGGCTAAAACTGGGTATGTCGGTGTGGTGCTCGATTAAATCGGTGGCCTTATCTTAG
- the modB gene encoding molybdate ABC transporter permease subunit: MVDWLVVATTLKLAFIVTAALLVIGIPISWWLSHSQSRFKGVVEAVCTLPMVLPPTVLGFYLLVLLSPNSAFGQALDKLGIAQLPFSFAGIAVACTIHSLPFVIQPLKNAFEAIGSQPAEVAATLRASPSDTFFHVTLPLAWPGIFSASIMGFCHTLGEFGVVLMIGGNIPGKTRVMSVEIYNYVEALEYGKAHLLAGGLMLFSFASLLLMHWVNNRYRLRFS; encoded by the coding sequence ATGGTCGATTGGTTAGTGGTTGCAACAACGCTCAAGCTGGCGTTTATCGTTACCGCCGCACTACTGGTGATAGGCATTCCAATTAGTTGGTGGCTAAGTCACAGCCAAAGCCGTTTTAAAGGCGTGGTGGAGGCCGTATGTACCTTGCCCATGGTATTACCGCCTACCGTGCTGGGCTTTTATCTATTGGTGTTACTCAGTCCCAATAGCGCCTTTGGCCAAGCTTTAGATAAATTGGGCATCGCGCAACTGCCATTCTCGTTCGCTGGCATTGCCGTGGCTTGTACTATTCACTCGCTGCCTTTCGTTATTCAACCCTTAAAAAATGCCTTTGAAGCCATTGGTTCTCAACCCGCCGAAGTGGCGGCCACTTTGCGAGCCAGCCCAAGCGATACCTTTTTTCACGTTACCTTGCCATTAGCTTGGCCGGGGATTTTTTCTGCGTCCATTATGGGTTTTTGTCATACCTTGGGAGAGTTCGGCGTAGTATTGATGATTGGTGGTAATATTCCGGGCAAAACCAGAGTAATGTCGGTGGAGATCTACAACTATGTTGAAGCTTTGGAATACGGCAAGGCGCACCTGTTGGCCGGCGGCTTAATGCTGTTTTCTTTTGCTTCTTTATTGTTGATGCATTGGGTGAACAACCGTTATCGACTTCGTTTTAGTTAA
- the modA gene encoding molybdate ABC transporter substrate-binding protein has translation MLRLWRISLIVLCFWFKPLYAASAIVAVANNFYGPMKALNADFSQQTEHALQLSTGSTGQLYAQIVNGAPFDLFFAADTLRPQTLIEKGLGSSSFTYAQGCLVLWSTSPGLDLVSLLTQQDFTHLAIADPKLAPYGLAAQQSLSKMALWQAVQAKLVLGNGLNPTYQFIASGNAELGFVAKSQVFKQGQYREGSVWQVPIDYYQPILQDAVILRKGQNNPVINAFINYLKTERAQAIIKSYGYQ, from the coding sequence ATGCTTAGGTTATGGCGAATTAGCTTGATTGTGCTTTGTTTCTGGTTCAAGCCGCTGTATGCAGCTAGCGCGATTGTCGCCGTTGCCAACAATTTTTATGGGCCAATGAAGGCCTTAAATGCCGATTTTAGTCAACAAACCGAGCATGCCTTACAGTTAAGCACGGGCTCTACCGGTCAGCTTTACGCGCAAATTGTTAATGGCGCACCATTTGATTTGTTTTTCGCTGCAGATACCTTGCGCCCACAAACACTAATAGAGAAGGGCTTGGGTTCTAGCAGTTTTACATACGCACAGGGCTGCTTAGTGCTTTGGTCAACAAGTCCGGGGCTTGATCTTGTCAGCCTTCTTACCCAGCAAGACTTTACTCACTTAGCTATAGCCGACCCTAAGTTGGCCCCTTATGGGCTCGCGGCCCAGCAAAGCTTAAGCAAGATGGCGTTATGGCAGGCAGTTCAAGCCAAATTGGTGTTGGGTAATGGGCTAAATCCTACCTATCAGTTTATTGCTAGTGGCAACGCCGAATTAGGTTTTGTGGCTAAGTCCCAAGTCTTTAAGCAAGGTCAATATCGTGAGGGCTCGGTGTGGCAAGTTCCCATAGATTATTATCAGCCCATTTTGCAAGATGCGGTGATTTTACGAAAGGGGCAAAATAACCCGGTAATAAATGCCTTTATAAATTATTTGAAAACTGAGCGCGCCCAAGCGATTATAAAAAGCTATGGATATCAGTAA
- a CDS encoding NAD-dependent epimerase/dehydratase family protein, with protein MTSQLHVLVTGANGHLGNNLLRELLKHGHFKVKGSVRNINDKRPFIGLDCNIVYADMFDRQSLASAFRDVDILFHVAAVFSHWSRHPKRDILQANLTQTKNVFELAKEYGVDKVVYVSSIAALDANQAVMDESTWGSHFPNMYFKSKNAAEQLAWRLAEQLNIDMVSVLPSAMIGGHVYRQLTPTMNLIDKILSNSLPFDPQYHINFVDVEDVAKGMILAAEKGRVGHRYILGTEQSMSTTELFHLAHQINPLIKIPNKLGKSLQLLLATLFESWAFISGQPPLLMRGNVRHYFKKDELLCIDKAKTELGYRPRPAEQVVKALMSESKQSRLREPSASSS; from the coding sequence ATGACTAGCCAACTACACGTTCTGGTGACTGGTGCGAATGGACATTTGGGAAACAACTTGCTACGGGAGTTGCTTAAACACGGACACTTCAAGGTTAAAGGCTCGGTGAGGAATATAAACGATAAAAGGCCGTTTATCGGACTTGATTGCAATATTGTTTATGCAGATATGTTTGACCGCCAATCTCTAGCCAGTGCTTTTCGCGATGTAGATATTTTATTTCATGTTGCTGCGGTGTTTTCTCATTGGTCTAGACATCCCAAACGAGACATTCTTCAGGCTAATTTAACCCAGACTAAAAATGTTTTCGAGCTAGCTAAAGAATACGGTGTCGATAAAGTCGTATATGTCAGTTCGATTGCAGCTTTAGATGCAAACCAAGCCGTGATGGATGAAAGTACTTGGGGAAGCCATTTTCCCAATATGTATTTCAAATCAAAAAACGCTGCCGAGCAGCTAGCTTGGAGGCTAGCTGAACAACTCAATATTGATATGGTTAGTGTATTACCATCTGCCATGATTGGTGGGCACGTTTATCGTCAGCTAACTCCTACCATGAATTTAATCGATAAAATCTTAAGTAATAGCTTACCCTTCGATCCGCAGTACCATATTAATTTTGTCGATGTTGAAGACGTCGCCAAGGGGATGATTCTAGCTGCCGAAAAAGGCCGGGTGGGGCATCGTTATATCCTAGGTACTGAACAATCTATGAGTACCACTGAACTGTTCCACTTAGCCCATCAGATTAATCCTTTGATTAAAATTCCTAACAAGCTGGGTAAATCATTGCAATTATTGCTGGCGACATTATTTGAAAGTTGGGCCTTCATCAGCGGCCAGCCGCCATTGCTAATGAGGGGCAATGTTCGCCACTATTTTAAAAAGGACGAACTGCTTTGCATTGATAAGGCTAAAACCGAGCTGGGCTATCGGCCGCGGCCTGCTGAACAAGTGGTTAAAGCCTTGATGAGCGAAAGCAAACAGAGTCGGCTACGCGAACCATCTGCCTCGTCTAGTTGA
- a CDS encoding Crp/Fnr family transcriptional regulator: MTSPFITYLKEFEQLNDVEQQLIQSHLKFGRVPAKTFLLRAGDISNKIYFILRGVVGDFYFDQQGNEIVKSFHAENQFVVDLTSYQQQGPSQFYFQALSDLEFVYFSKLSDQQLSRELPKWSSLVRRISEYLLAEKVDKASFYLHLSAEQRYQHFVASFPNLESRVQLGHVASFLGITQPSLSRIRKKLALI, from the coding sequence GTGACTAGCCCATTTATCACCTATTTAAAAGAATTTGAGCAGCTTAATGATGTTGAGCAACAGCTTATTCAGTCTCATTTAAAGTTTGGCCGAGTACCTGCAAAAACCTTCCTATTGCGGGCGGGCGACATTTCTAACAAAATTTATTTCATTCTTCGCGGTGTGGTTGGCGACTTCTATTTTGACCAACAAGGTAATGAAATAGTTAAGAGCTTTCATGCAGAAAATCAATTTGTCGTAGACTTAACGAGTTATCAACAACAAGGCCCAAGCCAATTTTATTTTCAAGCACTTAGCGATTTGGAATTTGTTTACTTTAGCAAACTCTCTGATCAGCAACTAAGTCGCGAACTGCCAAAGTGGTCGAGTTTGGTACGACGTATATCAGAATATTTACTAGCAGAAAAAGTAGACAAGGCCAGCTTTTACCTACATTTATCTGCCGAGCAGCGCTACCAGCATTTTGTAGCTAGTTTTCCTAACCTAGAATCGCGAGTTCAGTTGGGGCATGTTGCATCATTTTTAGGCATCACTCAGCCTTCGCTTAGCCGTATAAGAAAAAAATTAGCGCTTATTTAA
- a CDS encoding GlxA family transcriptional regulator codes for MENSIIELGILNYPQAQQSAVLGLSDLFGMAQRYLERPQNTSQTQLRISHWQLSESIAQRIYDTAPKADNRTLAVLIVPPSLAGPPQLAAHAPFLTQLHSQGTILASVCVGVFMLAESGLLDGRAATTHWKYREQVNKQFPQVKWDIDKLLVDNGDIITAGGVMAWTDLGLSLVERLCGPACMLDVSRSLLLDPPRQEQRYYSLFSPKLQHGDKAILRVQHWLQEHIAQPLSVAQLAALAGLQLRTFQRRFNKACGLNVSQYCQQLRVTKGCELLQFTRLPIDTIAWQVGYQDSGAFRKLFQRTLGLSPGEYRRRFSRDS; via the coding sequence ATGGAAAACAGCATTATTGAATTAGGGATCTTAAACTACCCACAAGCCCAGCAGTCGGCGGTATTAGGCTTAAGCGATCTGTTTGGTATGGCTCAGCGCTACCTTGAGCGGCCGCAAAATACAAGCCAAACTCAGTTACGAATTAGTCATTGGCAGTTAAGCGAGTCCATTGCTCAGCGTATATATGATACAGCGCCGAAAGCTGACAATAGAACGTTGGCGGTATTAATCGTACCTCCCAGTTTAGCTGGGCCGCCACAGCTAGCTGCGCACGCCCCCTTTCTAACTCAACTTCACTCTCAGGGAACAATACTTGCCAGTGTTTGCGTGGGCGTTTTTATGCTGGCCGAATCTGGTTTACTAGATGGACGAGCAGCTACCACCCATTGGAAATATCGTGAACAAGTAAACAAGCAGTTTCCTCAAGTGAAATGGGATATCGACAAACTATTAGTCGATAATGGCGACATCATTACCGCAGGAGGAGTAATGGCATGGACCGATTTAGGCTTAAGTTTGGTGGAAAGGTTATGTGGACCCGCTTGCATGCTCGATGTTTCACGCAGTCTGTTACTTGACCCTCCTAGACAAGAACAGCGCTATTACAGTTTGTTTTCACCAAAGCTACAACACGGCGACAAAGCGATACTGCGGGTACAACATTGGCTTCAAGAGCATATTGCTCAGCCACTTAGTGTCGCCCAACTCGCCGCCTTAGCAGGCTTGCAGTTGCGCACCTTTCAGCGTCGTTTCAATAAGGCCTGTGGCCTGAACGTGTCGCAATACTGCCAGCAACTCAGAGTGACCAAAGGCTGTGAGTTACTACAATTTACTCGTTTACCAATCGACACCATAGCTTGGCAAGTCGGGTACCAAGATAGCGGTGCATTTCGCAAACTATTTCAACGCACCTTAGGCTTAAGCCCCGGAGAATACCGACGACGCTTTTCAAGGGATAGTTAA
- a CDS encoding cysteine hydrolase family protein → MKQTALLLIDLQQEYATEGLLPLENIDETSSKAAQLLAFARHHNYLVIHIHHVNRQAKASYFKPDSIGVKVIQGVEPKGSEAVIIKHRPNAFVETDLQTRLSKHGITNLVIAGAMSHMCIEASTRAAVDIGLQCTVIENACTTRELEFNGVTVPAKQVHAASMAALAFAYAEVVPYEQYISAVD, encoded by the coding sequence ATGAAGCAAACCGCACTGTTATTAATCGACTTACAGCAAGAATATGCAACCGAGGGCCTGCTGCCCCTAGAGAACATTGATGAAACCAGCAGCAAGGCCGCGCAACTGCTGGCCTTTGCTCGTCACCATAACTATTTGGTGATACATATACATCATGTTAATCGCCAGGCAAAAGCTAGCTATTTTAAACCTGATTCAATCGGGGTTAAGGTGATTCAAGGAGTAGAGCCAAAAGGGAGTGAAGCTGTCATCATTAAGCATCGCCCCAATGCTTTTGTGGAAACCGATTTACAAACACGTTTAAGCAAACATGGCATCACCAATCTAGTTATTGCCGGGGCAATGAGTCATATGTGTATAGAGGCAAGTACCCGAGCCGCGGTAGACATAGGCTTACAATGCACGGTGATTGAAAATGCCTGCACCACTCGCGAGCTGGAATTTAATGGTGTAACCGTTCCGGCTAAGCAGGTACATGCTGCTAGCATGGCGGCGCTGGCCTTTGCCTACGCCGAGGTGGTGCCATATGAGCAATATATCAGCGCTGTGGATTGA
- a CDS encoding ATP-binding protein, whose product MKNSTPYSIKRRLTLSVGILVSVLLIISLYFSFNSAKREVEEVYDARLGQSAKLMLLAMSLSNAEKGVLNQRNDFDLWMQRIEQLAEHDSQPTPFGHPYEQFLVFQFYRDGKLLWSSASELSALSQSATTKGFADTFVSGEQWRTFQLSFPDDKRQGEYIVAGENQSIREEIINEIALSTLVEQLFLLPTLLVVLLWLIRKYFKPIDQLRIAMAQRSAHCLDRIHVADQSIELQPLVDAINTLLVQLELAWQKEKRFTRAAAHELKTPLTILRLNVENAMQTEDPKQRERDLHNLLLGIDRTDRLIHQLLTLAKVDGSSSHSQITTVRLKPLLQQIIADLVPLALTQQQEISLKADTAEVLGDPALLEVLFRNLVDNAIRYSGHGSKIQLQLKNQPQQVEVLICDNGEAIPDTTRERIFEAFYRGHSDQGNGAGLGMSICKDIVAVHNAELALLPRANHKNTFLVSFAK is encoded by the coding sequence TTGAAAAATAGTACTCCTTATTCAATCAAACGCCGGCTGACCCTCTCAGTGGGTATTTTGGTGAGTGTATTGCTCATCATTTCCTTGTATTTTAGTTTTAACTCAGCCAAGCGCGAAGTCGAAGAAGTCTATGATGCTAGGTTAGGCCAATCGGCCAAATTAATGCTTCTGGCCATGTCCTTATCCAACGCGGAAAAAGGGGTGCTTAATCAGCGTAATGATTTTGATTTGTGGATGCAGCGCATTGAACAACTGGCTGAGCACGATAGCCAACCGACCCCCTTTGGCCACCCCTATGAACAGTTTTTAGTATTTCAGTTCTATCGAGACGGAAAGTTACTGTGGAGCTCGGCCTCAGAATTGAGTGCTTTATCGCAATCGGCTACCACTAAAGGTTTTGCCGATACCTTCGTCTCAGGAGAGCAATGGCGAACCTTTCAGCTCTCCTTTCCAGACGATAAGCGTCAAGGCGAGTACATTGTGGCAGGTGAGAATCAAAGCATTCGTGAAGAAATTATCAATGAAATCGCCTTATCCACTTTGGTCGAGCAGCTGTTCCTTCTGCCAACGCTGTTGGTGGTGTTATTATGGTTAATCAGAAAGTATTTTAAACCCATTGACCAACTGCGCATCGCCATGGCACAACGTAGCGCCCATTGTTTAGATCGGATCCATGTGGCTGATCAATCAATAGAGCTCCAGCCCCTAGTGGATGCGATTAATACCTTGTTAGTTCAGTTAGAGTTAGCTTGGCAGAAAGAGAAACGCTTTACTCGTGCTGCCGCCCATGAATTAAAAACCCCGTTAACTATTTTGCGCTTAAACGTCGAAAATGCGATGCAAACCGAAGATCCCAAGCAGCGCGAGCGTGATCTGCATAATCTACTGTTGGGCATCGACCGTACCGACAGGTTGATTCATCAATTACTTACCCTTGCCAAGGTGGATGGTTCATCATCCCATTCGCAAATTACCACGGTTAGGCTCAAGCCTTTACTACAGCAGATTATTGCCGATTTGGTTCCTCTGGCACTGACTCAACAGCAAGAAATCAGCTTGAAAGCCGATACCGCCGAAGTACTAGGCGATCCGGCTTTATTAGAAGTTCTTTTCCGCAATCTAGTGGATAATGCCATTCGTTACTCTGGGCATGGCAGCAAAATTCAATTGCAACTCAAAAACCAGCCCCAGCAAGTAGAGGTATTGATCTGTGATAACGGCGAGGCAATTCCCGACACCACCCGCGAACGTATTTTTGAGGCTTTTTATCGGGGCCATTCCGACCAAGGAAACGGCGCTGGCTTAGGCATGTCGATATGTAAAGACATTGTCGCAGTACACAACGCTGAATTAGCGTTGTTGCCCCGGGCTAACCATAAAAATACCTTTCTAGTTAGCTTTGCTAAATAG
- a CDS encoding response regulator → MRLLLIEDDSLLGQSMVTSLSRHGYTIDWLDRAAGVVNALKAEDFTAVILDLTLPDIDGLVLLRQIRQAGYDLPVMILTARDDIEDRVQGLDTGADDYLGKPFALEELLARLRVLIRRRSGTANQLIQVGPLALSLSEQTICFEQQPLKLTRNEYKILAQLLTNAGRVQSKEQLQQSLHGWDEGASDNAIEVHIHNLRKKIPTVAVKTIRGVGYILEK, encoded by the coding sequence ATGCGCTTATTACTAATTGAAGACGATAGCTTATTGGGGCAATCCATGGTGACTTCCTTAAGTCGCCATGGCTATACTATTGACTGGCTAGACCGTGCGGCTGGTGTGGTGAATGCTCTCAAAGCTGAAGATTTTACCGCGGTGATATTAGATTTGACCTTGCCCGATATTGACGGGCTTGTGCTGTTACGACAAATCCGTCAAGCCGGTTACGATCTTCCTGTTATGATATTAACCGCGCGTGATGATATTGAAGACCGGGTGCAAGGTTTAGACACCGGCGCCGATGATTACCTTGGTAAGCCGTTTGCACTGGAAGAGTTGTTAGCTCGGTTAAGAGTACTTATTCGGCGCCGCTCCGGCACGGCCAACCAGTTGATCCAAGTGGGGCCGTTGGCCCTATCCTTATCGGAACAAACCATTTGTTTTGAGCAACAGCCTTTAAAACTGACCCGCAATGAATACAAAATTTTAGCCCAATTACTGACTAATGCCGGACGGGTACAAAGCAAAGAGCAACTGCAACAGTCATTACATGGCTGGGACGAAGGCGCTAGCGATAACGCCATTGAAGTTCACATCCATAATTTGCGAAAAAAAATACCCACAGTGGCGGTAAAAACGATTCGTGGCGTAGGTTATATTCTTGAAAAATAG
- a CDS encoding tetratricopeptide repeat protein, protein MRSISVISALALLSTLSSLPAQANQTKLQEIQSNWAICQYNTPEKSEQKQCFQTLVQHTEEVLAHEPPTPALTVWLAINKASLAGVKGGLGALSLAKEAKALLEQVIETAPETLDGSAYTSLGSLYYKVPGWPIGFGDDGKAEQLLKQALAINPNGIDPNYFYGDFLLEEGRNQEAKMYFTKALNAAPRAERPLADQGRRQEINLKMAKLTD, encoded by the coding sequence ATGAGATCAATTTCCGTTATTAGCGCATTGGCGCTGCTATCTACTTTAAGCAGTCTGCCAGCGCAAGCAAACCAAACAAAACTTCAAGAAATTCAAAGTAATTGGGCTATTTGCCAGTATAATACGCCGGAAAAGTCTGAACAAAAGCAGTGTTTTCAAACACTAGTTCAGCATACCGAAGAGGTGCTAGCCCATGAACCGCCTACGCCAGCGTTAACCGTATGGTTAGCGATTAATAAGGCTTCATTGGCGGGGGTAAAAGGAGGCCTGGGCGCGTTATCGTTGGCCAAAGAGGCCAAGGCCTTGTTAGAACAAGTAATTGAAACCGCGCCAGAAACTTTAGACGGTTCTGCCTATACCAGCCTAGGTTCTCTATACTATAAAGTACCGGGGTGGCCGATTGGTTTCGGTGATGACGGCAAAGCTGAACAATTGTTAAAACAGGCATTAGCCATTAATCCCAATGGCATTGACCCTAACTATTTTTATGGCGACTTTTTGTTAGAAGAAGGGCGTAACCAAGAAGCAAAAATGTACTTTACTAAGGCTTTAAATGCCGCACCAAGGGCAGAGCGTCCTTTAGCGGACCAAGGTCGCAGGCAAGAAATCAACCTTAAGATGGCGAAACTAACCGACTAA
- a CDS encoding SDR family oxidoreductase, whose translation MNINNSQVMLIGASGGIGQATAKALAAAGARLILVGRNQASLSTLQSELTNSQQHQILLADISSPSGILAIKQLAQALAQQGQAIDVLINNAGYNSFALLSQRSAQQIEQELKVNLLAPMQICQALLSHLKQPGYIVNIGSTFGSIGYPGYTSYCAAKAGLQRFTEALDRELSHTGIRSFYLAPRATDTALNSQAVNRLNQQLGNKTDSPEVVAKHLLTMLRKEIPCKWIGWPEKFFARLNQLFPRLVAAAIDKQKESIHQHLNRVKH comes from the coding sequence ATGAACATTAACAACAGCCAAGTTATGCTTATTGGCGCCAGTGGCGGAATTGGCCAAGCTACTGCCAAAGCATTGGCTGCAGCAGGGGCTAGGCTGATATTAGTTGGCCGAAACCAAGCCAGCTTAAGTACCTTGCAAAGTGAACTTACTAATAGCCAACAGCACCAAATTTTGCTTGCTGACATCTCCAGCCCCTCAGGTATTTTGGCAATTAAGCAATTGGCGCAAGCCTTGGCTCAGCAAGGTCAAGCGATTGATGTATTGATAAACAATGCGGGTTACAACAGCTTTGCCTTACTTAGCCAGCGTTCGGCACAACAAATCGAGCAAGAGTTAAAGGTGAATTTACTAGCGCCGATGCAAATCTGCCAAGCCTTGCTGAGTCACCTTAAACAACCGGGGTATATCGTTAACATCGGTTCCACCTTTGGTTCAATTGGCTACCCCGGCTATACCAGTTATTGTGCAGCTAAAGCCGGCTTACAACGTTTCACTGAGGCACTAGATAGAGAATTGAGTCACACTGGGATCCGCTCTTTCTATCTCGCCCCCAGAGCCACCGATACCGCCTTAAATAGCCAAGCCGTTAATCGCTTAAATCAACAACTAGGTAATAAAACCGATAGCCCCGAGGTAGTAGCCAAGCACCTTTTAACGATGTTGCGTAAGGAAATTCCGTGTAAATGGATTGGTTGGCCTGAGAAATTTTTTGCTCGGCTTAATCAATTGTTTCCTCGTTTGGTTGCAGCGGCAATTGATAAACAAAAAGAAAGTATTCATCAGCATTTAAACCGGGTTAAGCATTAG
- a CDS encoding TenA family transcriptional regulator, whose product MASFFEQLKQATAVKQQQLLSAAVIAQVQQGQISKSMYIAFLTQAYHHVKHTVPLLMACGGRLPSEQEWLREAIAEYIDEEKGHQEWILADIAACGADAEAVRKNEGEGKVCPAIELMVAYLYHQIDRHNPLALFGMVWVLEGTSVGIGGQMAEKIQQQLNLPDSAMSYLTSHSVLDHEHLKFFESLMNKVDNSEDQQVIIDAANMVFSLYHDMLQTLSLFSTQDAA is encoded by the coding sequence ATGGCTTCATTTTTTGAACAACTCAAACAAGCGACTGCTGTAAAGCAACAGCAATTACTTTCTGCTGCTGTGATTGCGCAGGTACAACAGGGGCAGATTTCAAAGTCTATGTACATCGCTTTTCTCACTCAGGCTTACCATCACGTTAAACATACCGTGCCCTTACTCATGGCTTGCGGTGGACGCCTGCCAAGCGAACAGGAATGGCTACGAGAGGCTATTGCCGAGTACATTGATGAAGAGAAAGGCCATCAAGAGTGGATCTTAGCCGATATTGCCGCGTGTGGCGCTGATGCCGAAGCGGTTCGTAAAAATGAAGGCGAGGGTAAGGTTTGCCCAGCCATAGAGTTGATGGTGGCATATTTATATCATCAAATTGACCGTCATAATCCACTGGCACTATTTGGTATGGTTTGGGTATTAGAGGGCACCAGTGTAGGTATTGGTGGACAAATGGCTGAAAAAATTCAGCAACAACTTAATTTACCTGACAGCGCCATGAGCTATTTAACTTCACACAGCGTCTTAGACCATGAACACTTAAAATTCTTCGAATCTTTAATGAACAAAGTTGATAACAGCGAAGACCAACAAGTCATTATTGATGCCGCTAACATGGTATTTAGTTTGTACCACGATATGTTGCAAACACTGTCGTTATTTAGCACCCAAGACGCTGCCTGA